A genomic segment from Chitinophaga niabensis encodes:
- a CDS encoding RagB/SusD family nutrient uptake outer membrane protein, protein MKRIYLFAWIIIAGLSSCKKFLDTKPTDFYTPDNYYATEAQLQQALTGVYGDLMRPELYAQVIPFNFTTSTDEVLSNRTADGDTRGLRYNYDASQVYVGNLWKFSYLGIANLNSLLENINKPTMDSTKRNIIKGQALFLRGFLYFTLTSNYGDVPLVLRPLGINETTIPATPQKDVYAQIEKDMKEAEVLLKDYTAAKLGYNELVTISAVQAMLARVYIYWAGYPQNNVSKYQDVLTYTNKVVNSGLHALNPDYRQIFINLSKDAYDVKENIWELGSFGAAPGVVTKGGNDIGNFVGIQSGIVAADTTSYSSASWVWATKKLFDSYEVDPTNTATPLKSSLDVRRDWNCANYIYSGTPRVKTARPNVWQMSAGKFRREYCPAIIRNTNGVGGAYNINWPVIRYADVLLMRAEAENYLNGPGNAYADINLVRRRGYGIMNGNVVKSVVVNNQGSGYTVAPAVTISGGGGSGASGTAVVTGGKVVGIYLNSPGALAPGTYYSSAPIVVIGTAWVPGTAYTVGTQITNAGNLYTVTTAGTSTTTAPTQTSGASNAAVTGAVFTYAGVPATATASITTGTEADLTPGLSKEDFQLAIRDERMRELCFEAVRKADLIRWGNFYQDMQTFAAWAAANGASVTATGNPNGLQGAQNVGTRHVLLPKPTYELNLNRALIQNPGW, encoded by the coding sequence ATGAAACGCATTTATCTTTTTGCATGGATCATTATTGCAGGACTTTCTTCCTGTAAAAAGTTCCTTGATACAAAACCAACTGATTTTTATACACCGGATAATTATTATGCAACAGAAGCACAACTGCAGCAGGCACTCACTGGTGTATATGGAGATCTGATGCGGCCTGAACTGTACGCACAGGTAATACCTTTTAATTTCACCACCAGTACAGACGAGGTATTGTCCAACCGCACGGCGGATGGTGATACGCGCGGCCTCCGTTATAATTATGATGCATCGCAGGTGTATGTTGGCAATCTCTGGAAGTTCTCTTATCTGGGAATTGCTAACCTGAATTCCCTGCTGGAGAATATCAACAAACCAACGATGGATTCCACCAAAAGGAATATCATCAAAGGGCAGGCATTGTTCCTGCGTGGCTTCCTGTACTTCACGCTCACGAGTAATTATGGGGATGTACCTTTGGTATTGCGCCCGTTGGGTATTAATGAAACCACTATACCGGCTACTCCGCAGAAAGATGTGTATGCACAGATAGAAAAAGATATGAAAGAAGCAGAAGTATTGCTGAAAGATTATACTGCTGCTAAACTGGGCTATAATGAATTAGTGACTATTTCTGCGGTACAGGCTATGCTGGCCAGGGTATACATCTATTGGGCAGGTTATCCCCAGAATAATGTATCCAAATACCAGGATGTGCTTACTTATACCAACAAAGTGGTGAACTCAGGCCTGCATGCGCTGAATCCTGATTACAGGCAGATCTTCATCAACCTGAGTAAAGACGCGTATGATGTAAAAGAGAATATCTGGGAACTGGGTTCTTTTGGTGCGGCGCCTGGTGTGGTAACTAAAGGCGGAAATGATATCGGTAATTTTGTGGGTATACAATCTGGTATTGTAGCGGCTGATACTACTTCTTACAGCTCTGCATCCTGGGTGTGGGCAACAAAGAAATTGTTTGATTCTTACGAAGTGGATCCCACCAATACAGCTACACCATTAAAATCTTCACTGGATGTAAGGCGCGACTGGAATTGTGCGAACTATATCTATAGCGGCACGCCGCGTGTAAAAACAGCCCGGCCGAATGTATGGCAGATGAGTGCCGGCAAGTTCAGAAGGGAATATTGCCCTGCAATTATCCGTAATACCAATGGAGTGGGCGGGGCTTATAATATAAACTGGCCTGTGATCCGTTATGCGGATGTGTTGCTGATGCGTGCAGAAGCAGAAAATTACCTGAACGGCCCTGGTAATGCTTATGCGGATATTAACCTGGTGAGAAGGAGAGGATACGGCATTATGAATGGAAATGTGGTGAAGTCTGTTGTGGTAAATAACCAGGGTTCCGGTTATACCGTAGCACCGGCAGTAACCATTTCAGGCGGTGGAGGAAGTGGTGCCAGCGGCACAGCTGTTGTTACCGGAGGTAAAGTAGTAGGTATCTATCTGAATTCACCGGGGGCACTGGCTCCCGGCACTTATTATTCTTCTGCACCGATCGTAGTGATCGGCACTGCATGGGTACCAGGTACCGCCTATACAGTAGGTACACAAATAACAAACGCAGGTAATCTTTATACAGTTACAACGGCAGGTACTTCAACCACTACAGCACCCACACAAACTTCCGGTGCATCCAATGCTGCGGTAACAGGTGCGGTGTTCACTTATGCAGGTGTACCGGCAACAGCTACAGCTTCTATCACCACCGGTACGGAAGCAGATCTTACACCCGGGCTTAGCAAGGAAGATTTTCAACTGGCTATCCGCGATGAAAGGATGAGAGAACTTTGCTTTGAAGCAGTGAGAAAAGCAGACCTGATCCGCTGGGGAAATTTTTACCAGGATATGCAAACTTTTGCGGCATGGGCTGCTGCCAATGGCGCATCCGTTACTGCTACAGGAAATCCAAATGGATTACAGGGCGCACAGAATGTGGGAACAAGGCACGTATTGTTGCCTAAACCAACTTATGAGCTGAACCTGAACCGTGCCCTCATTCAAAACCCAGGCTGGTAA